Genomic segment of Candidatus Flexicrinis affinis:
CGCGCGAGCGCCGACAGCACGTCTGTTTCCAGCAGGTCAAGGCGATCGTACTGTCTCGCCCAAAGGGCGAACTGGGCGATCAGGCGCGCGTCCAGATGGGATCCGAAGGCACGCGCCGCCTTCAGTAGGACGCCGGGAGGGGCTTGACCGCTTTCCGGCTTGAGCACGTTAAGGAACGTCGAAACGTCTTGGGGCAGCAACCCTTGAATTGTCGGTGCGCTCAGGAACTGGCGCGCGTTGTCGACATCCATCAAGTCGGCGATCATCAGGAACAGGTCGTTAGCGAGGTCCGACCCCTTGGATGCAAATGGCACGAGAGTTTCGAGCAGAGGGCGACTGACCTCCCGCAAATTGGCGATACGGGCGGATGCGATTAAGTCCGGGATCAGGTTCGACAGTCCTGACAAATCACGAGCTTCAGCGAGCGCACGCGAACCCATCAGGGCCGCCCTTTGGGCGAGCTGCTGCCACCGCAGCCGGGATGGAAGTTCTACGTCTTTTGCCAGCCAGCGCGTAACCAGACGATACACGTCCGGCGCTTCGCCCTTGTGACATGCGGATGCGAGTTGGATGAGCGCGTCGCGCTCGAGTTCGGGGAACTTTACAAACAAGTCCGCGACCGGGTCTGCATCTGTCACGGCGTGCATGACCAGCGCGAGCTGCAGAAGATGGCGCGCATACGCCGCGCGCAGCGAGTCGGAAAGCGTGGGATCGGTTCGCAGGATCGTGGACGCGTCTTCGTGGCTGACCGGCTGACCGCTTGACAGCGCGTCGTCCACCTTCAGGCGATACGATCCGTAGGCCAACGCCTCAGCAAGCCGGTGTCCTTGGCTCAAGTACCAGCCCGCGGCAGGAGTCATGGCTGTGGTACGTTCGATCACGAGGCTGGTGTCGAGGCGAAGCTGGCTCATCACGAACCGGGCGTAGTCGTCCCGAATCGGCACGCCGAACGTTTGCCCCGAGACCCAGTCGAAACGCACGACGTCGGCAGAGCTCACCGCCTCACGTGCGAAGCACACTTGACACTCGACATCCTCATGCGTCGCCGAGTCGGTGGTGAATGTGACCGCGAAACGAACCGATGGCGGGAGCATGGCCAACAAGCCATCGACCAGCTTAAGTCGCTGCGCGACATCGGCCGGTGCGTTTTGTATGACGAGCCGCACCCCCTGAATGATCGCCGCCATCATCTGTTCGACGCTGTCCATCCGGTTGCCGGTAATCGACAGCAGGGTCAGCATGTCCTCCGTCTGCTGCTCGGGTGTGATCGGCAAAAGGTTGGTCAGTGCGATGGGAAGCAACTCGGGCATGCGGCCCGCGATGTTGGGTGCCGTAGTATCAAGCATTCCGATCAACGCGCGGAGATTCCCCTGCATCGCGCGCAGTGTGTCGGAGGGCAGAATGATATAGTGCCCAAGGGGCTTGCCGTCCGGATTACGCATCACGTGAACGGCAAAGAACTGCCCACCTGCGCTGTCACGCAGCAGCGTCAACGACTGCGGCAGCTCGGCGGCTGACAGGGGAAAACGATCGGTCAGCCGCGCGATCAACTCCTGAGTCACTTGTGCTGTACGAGCCGCTACCTTCAAACTGCCCTTAGCGTCTCCACGGGTTGTCACGAGGGATATATAGAAGTGCTCCAGCGTGTTGCGCACCGCTGCCATGAGCAGTCCCTTCAGTTGAGTTCGGGATACGGCTGTGCGTTGCCCGGCGATTATAATTCATCGAACTATTCTATCCCAAACCGGGGGGACGGATGACCGAAGTACGGGCACTGTCGTCAGGGCAGGTCGCGCGCGCCGCCCTTGTAGTACTGCTGGGGTTCCTCGCCAGCGGTGTGTTGGGTGTGGTACGTACAGCCGCATACTCGGCCAGCTTCGGCGCGTCGGCTGAACTCGATGTGTTCTTTGGTGCTCAGCGTATCCCGGAACTGCTGTTCACGCTGGTGGCCGGCGGGGCGCTCGGCTCGGCGTTTATCCCGGTATTCACGCGCTTTCTCGGGCGGAACGACGCGGACGCGTGGCGACTCGCGTCGGCCGTAATGTCGTGGTCGGCGGCGGCGACGGGGCTATTCGGCCTCGTGTTAGCCGTCACGGCCCCGCTGTACATGCCGATCCTCATTGCCGACGTGCCTCCAGAATACCAGCAGCTTGCGGCGCATCTCGCACAGTGGATGCTGATTACGACCGTCATCTTCTCTGCCAGCGGGCTGGTGATGGGCATCCTAAATGCTCATCAACAATTCACACTACCTGCTCTGGCGATCAGTATGTACAACCTCGGGCTGATCTTCGGCGCACTTGTGCTCACGCGCGTTATCCCGACCGAAAGCGGACCGTTTGCCTACGCGTCCCAGAGCGGCGCCAACGTGTACGGGCTGGCATTTGGCGCAATCCTCGGTGCGCTGCTGCACCTTGCCGTTCAGGTCCCGGGCCTCATACGCGTTCGTGCGAAGATTCGGCCGCTGCTGCGGTTCGATGTCGAGGGCAGCGGCCGCGTTCTGCGTCTGATGCTGCCGCGCGTTCTGGGCTTGGCCGTAACGCAAATCAACTTTCTCGTGAACGTGTTCTTCGCGACGCGCATGTCCGAAGGCAGCAACTCGGCGATGAACGTCGCCTGGTTCATGATGTTCTTCGCTCTCGGGGTGATTGCCCAGAGTGCCGGTACAGCCGTTTTTCCCACCCTGTCGAAGCTTGCCGACGCGAACGATCTTGAAGGGTACAGCGATCGGCTTGTCG
This window contains:
- the murJ gene encoding murein biosynthesis integral membrane protein MurJ; translation: MTEVRALSSGQVARAALVVLLGFLASGVLGVVRTAAYSASFGASAELDVFFGAQRIPELLFTLVAGGALGSAFIPVFTRFLGRNDADAWRLASAVMSWSAAATGLFGLVLAVTAPLYMPILIADVPPEYQQLAAHLAQWMLITTVIFSASGLVMGILNAHQQFTLPALAISMYNLGLIFGALVLTRVIPTESGPFAYASQSGANVYGLAFGAILGALLHLAVQVPGLIRVRAKIRPLLRFDVEGSGRVLRLMLPRVLGLAVTQINFLVNVFFATRMSEGSNSAMNVAWFMMFFALGVIAQSAGTAVFPTLSKLADANDLEGYSDRLVDALRGVAFLAIPASVGLIVLGGPVIALLFERGEWTSQATQATAWVLAFFALGMIGHAFLEILSRAFYALGDTRTPVAVGVMALVANIVLSIVFIQFIGDPATIERTPAAGLALANSVTTLLEAALLWYLLGRRVPQLPTRRVVEMVARACAAAAVMGAVVAAAAALMSSQHTLVIVAICGLLGAAVYFVAAQLAGVHEARSIASSIIRRVARRS